One Mycobacterium sp. 050128 genomic window carries:
- the msrB gene encoding peptide-methionine (R)-S-oxide reductase MsrB produces MSQPKLQLTDDEWRKKLTPEEFAVLRRAGTERPFVGEYTDTKTEGVYECRACGAELFRSTEKFDSHCGWPSFFDPANSDAVILRADHSMGTTRTEVLCANCHSHLGHVFDGEGYPTPTDQRYCINSISLRLVPTGA; encoded by the coding sequence GTGTCGCAGCCCAAATTGCAGCTGACCGACGACGAGTGGCGCAAGAAACTGACTCCCGAGGAGTTTGCGGTGCTGCGTCGCGCCGGCACCGAGCGCCCGTTCGTCGGTGAGTACACCGACACCAAAACCGAGGGCGTGTATGAGTGCCGGGCCTGCGGGGCAGAGTTGTTCCGCAGCACGGAGAAATTCGACTCGCACTGCGGCTGGCCGTCGTTCTTCGATCCGGCCAATTCGGATGCGGTGATCCTGCGGGCAGACCATTCGATGGGCACGACACGCACCGAGGTGCTCTGCGCGAACTGCCACAGTCACCTCGGTCACGTGTTCGACGGCGAGGGTTACCCGACGCCGACGGATCAGCGCTACTGCATCAACTCGATCTCGCTGCGCCTGGTGCCGACCGGGGCCTAA
- the aftC gene encoding arabinofuranan 3-O-arabinosyltransferase, producing MYGALVTAADSTRTGLRDWVLAAFRPRSGPPSTATIVRSALWPAAIFSVLHRSIVITTNGNITDDFKPVYRAVLNFRQGWDIYNEHFDYVDPHYLYPPGGTLLMAPFGYLPFAPSRYLFILINTIAILIAWYLLLRLFKFTLASVAAPALLLAMFCTETVTNTLVFTNINGCVLLAEMLFLWWLLDGKQRHQWWAGFVIGLTLTLKPVLLPLLLLPLLNRQWRALVPALAVPIAINAAAWPLVADPMDFVTKTVPYFLGTRDYFNSSIEGNGLYFGLPTWLIVFLRLLFTVLAFGAIWLLYRYYRTRDPLFWFTTSAGVLLLWSWLALSLSQGYYSMMLFPFLMTVVLPNSTIRNWPAWLGIYGFMTLDRWLLFNWMRWGRALEYLKITYGWSLLLIVVFTVLYFRYCDAKAENRLDGGIDPAWLASEGEHDAAIASAAQSGAAGHLH from the coding sequence GTGTACGGTGCGCTGGTGACGGCAGCTGACTCGACTCGGACCGGCCTGCGCGATTGGGTGCTGGCCGCCTTCCGTCCCCGCTCCGGGCCCCCCAGCACCGCGACGATTGTGCGGTCCGCGCTGTGGCCGGCGGCGATCTTTTCGGTGCTGCACCGCAGCATCGTGATCACCACCAACGGCAATATCACCGACGACTTCAAACCGGTCTACCGGGCGGTGCTGAACTTCCGGCAAGGCTGGGACATCTACAACGAGCACTTCGACTATGTCGACCCGCACTACCTGTATCCGCCCGGCGGCACGCTGCTGATGGCGCCCTTCGGCTACCTGCCGTTCGCGCCGTCGCGCTACCTGTTCATCCTGATCAACACGATCGCAATCCTGATCGCCTGGTACTTGCTGCTGCGGCTGTTCAAATTCACGCTGGCCTCGGTGGCCGCCCCGGCCCTGCTGCTGGCGATGTTCTGCACCGAGACGGTGACGAACACGCTGGTGTTCACCAACATCAACGGCTGCGTGCTGCTCGCCGAGATGCTCTTTCTGTGGTGGCTGCTGGATGGCAAGCAAAGGCATCAGTGGTGGGCCGGTTTCGTGATCGGGCTAACGCTCACGTTGAAACCGGTGCTGCTCCCGCTGTTACTGCTGCCGCTGCTCAATCGCCAGTGGCGGGCGCTGGTGCCGGCGTTGGCGGTTCCGATCGCCATCAATGCGGCCGCGTGGCCGTTGGTCGCCGATCCGATGGACTTCGTCACGAAAACCGTGCCGTACTTCCTGGGCACCCGCGACTACTTCAACAGCTCCATCGAGGGCAACGGTCTGTACTTCGGCCTGCCCACCTGGCTGATCGTGTTCCTGCGACTGCTGTTCACGGTGTTGGCGTTCGGCGCGATCTGGCTGCTGTACCGCTACTACCGCACCCGTGACCCGCTGTTCTGGTTCACCACCTCGGCGGGCGTGCTGCTGCTGTGGTCGTGGCTGGCACTGTCGCTGTCGCAGGGCTACTACTCGATGATGCTGTTCCCGTTCCTGATGACGGTCGTGCTGCCCAATTCCACGATCCGCAATTGGCCGGCCTGGCTGGGGATCTACGGCTTCATGACGCTGGACCGGTGGCTGCTGTTCAACTGGATGCGATGGGGCCGGGCGCTGGAATACCTCAAGATCACCTACGGCTGGTCGCTGTTGCTGATCGTGGTGTTCACGGTGCTCTACTTCCGCTACTGCGACGCCAAGGCCGAAAACCGGCTGGACGGCGGGATCGATCCCGCCTGGCTGGCGTCCGAGGGCGAGCACGACGCGGCGATCGCAAGCGCGGCTCAGTCGGGCGCGGCGGGTCACCTCCATTAG
- a CDS encoding alpha/beta hydrolase, with protein sequence MATVVGMSRHIRSATTLVAVTALLTACVPGLAADPRFATNSGARPQGAAPTKPPPAGPPPIAAPKNDLSWRDCTSKVFNDAGVRNAPAGVRLDCANYDADLDPVNGGSGTVSVGVVRARSNQTPQDAGPVVFTTGSDLPSSAQLPVWLARSGNDLLQAHPIVAVDRRGIGMSAPIDCRDRADRQAMRDQAQFQSGDDPVANLSDISNNATTSCTDAIAPGDSAYDNSHAASDIERLRSLWDVPAVALLGIGNGAQVALSYASSRPDKVARLMLDSPIALGVNAETAAEQQVKGQQAALDAFASQCIAVNCALGPDPKGAVSALLADARAGRGPGGASLAEVVNAITVALGFPSGGRVNATTSLANALAAARSGDTNQLTSLINHADALQDTDGQFVNSCSDAINRPTPDRIRELVVAWGKLYPQFGTVAALNLVKCVHWPTISPPAPPKELKVDVVLLGVQSDPIVGSEGVAQTAATIINAGAASRRVMWQGIGHGASIYTPCATPPMVGYLNSGKLPGTDTYCPA encoded by the coding sequence ATGGCTACTGTGGTCGGCATGAGTCGGCACATCAGGTCCGCGACCACCCTGGTCGCGGTCACCGCGCTGCTCACCGCGTGCGTTCCCGGCCTGGCCGCCGACCCGCGCTTCGCCACCAACTCCGGCGCCCGGCCACAGGGCGCCGCCCCCACGAAGCCGCCGCCCGCCGGTCCGCCGCCGATCGCCGCCCCCAAGAACGACTTGTCGTGGCGCGACTGCACGTCGAAGGTGTTCAACGACGCCGGCGTGCGCAATGCCCCGGCCGGCGTGCGGCTGGATTGCGCGAACTACGACGCCGATCTCGATCCGGTCAACGGCGGATCGGGGACGGTTTCGGTCGGCGTGGTGCGTGCCCGGTCGAACCAGACCCCGCAGGACGCCGGCCCCGTCGTCTTCACGACGGGCTCCGACCTGCCGTCGTCGGCGCAGTTGCCGGTGTGGCTCGCCCGGTCGGGCAACGATCTGCTGCAGGCCCACCCGATCGTCGCCGTGGACCGCCGCGGCATCGGCATGTCGGCCCCGATCGATTGCCGGGATCGCGCAGACCGCCAGGCCATGCGCGATCAGGCGCAATTCCAGAGTGGCGACGACCCGGTCGCCAATCTGTCCGACATCTCCAACAACGCGACGACGAGCTGCACCGACGCGATCGCGCCGGGTGACAGCGCCTACGACAACTCGCATGCCGCCTCCGACATCGAACGGCTGCGCAGCCTCTGGGACGTGCCGGCGGTCGCGTTGCTCGGCATCGGCAACGGCGCCCAGGTCGCGCTGAGCTACGCGTCGTCGCGACCCGACAAGGTCGCCCGGCTGATGCTTGATTCGCCAATTGCGTTGGGCGTCAACGCCGAAACTGCCGCCGAGCAACAGGTCAAGGGCCAGCAGGCCGCGCTCGACGCGTTCGCCTCTCAATGCATCGCGGTGAACTGCGCGCTGGGTCCCGATCCCAAGGGCGCCGTCAGTGCGCTGCTGGCCGATGCCCGGGCCGGCCGGGGGCCTGGCGGCGCCTCGCTGGCCGAGGTCGTCAACGCGATCACCGTCGCGCTGGGCTTCCCGTCCGGCGGCCGCGTCAACGCCACGACGAGCCTGGCCAACGCGCTGGCCGCGGCCCGCTCCGGCGACACCAATCAGCTGACCAGCCTGATCAACCACGCCGATGCCCTCCAGGACACCGACGGTCAGTTCGTCAACTCCTGCAGCGACGCGATCAACCGTCCGACCCCGGACCGGATCCGTGAACTCGTGGTTGCCTGGGGCAAGCTTTATCCGCAGTTCGGCACGGTCGCCGCGCTCAACCTGGTCAAGTGCGTGCACTGGCCCACGATCTCGCCGCCGGCACCGCCGAAGGAGCTCAAGGTCGACGTCGTGTTGCTGGGTGTGCAGAGCGACCCGATCGTCGGCTCCGAAGGCGTGGCCCAGACGGCGGCCACGATCATCAACGCGGGCGCGGCCAGCCGGCGGGTGATGTGGCAGGGCATCGGTCACGGGGCGAGCATCTACACGCCCTGCGCGACCCCGCCGATGGTCGGCTATCTCAACAGCGGCAAGCTGCCCGGCACCGACACATACTGTCCCGCCTGA
- a CDS encoding pyrimidine reductase family protein translates to MPESGTGRAADISLTLLGSGRELGDGELPGLYAYPDGDMTWVRANFITSIDGGATAEGKSGSMAGPGDRLIFFLLRELADVIVVGAGTVRIEGYSGAHASIAERQRRQARGQTEVPQLAIVTKSGRLEREMGVFTRTEVPPLVLTCTAAADETRRFLGDLAEVVDCSGRDPDKVDEGALLAILRARGMRRVLTEGGPMLLGALMQRDLLDELCLTIAPFIVGGLARRIATGAGQALTRMDCTHLLSDDAGYLYTRYVRTQPS, encoded by the coding sequence ATGCCCGAGTCAGGCACCGGCAGAGCCGCCGACATCTCGTTGACCCTGCTCGGATCGGGGCGCGAACTCGGCGACGGCGAACTCCCCGGGCTCTACGCCTACCCGGACGGGGACATGACCTGGGTGCGGGCGAATTTCATCACCAGCATCGACGGCGGCGCCACCGCCGAGGGCAAGAGCGGCTCGATGGCCGGGCCCGGTGACCGGTTGATCTTCTTCCTGCTGCGCGAGCTCGCGGACGTCATCGTCGTCGGCGCGGGCACCGTGCGGATCGAGGGCTATTCCGGCGCGCACGCGAGCATCGCCGAGCGGCAACGCCGGCAGGCCCGCGGGCAGACCGAAGTGCCGCAATTGGCCATCGTCACCAAATCCGGCCGGCTGGAACGGGAGATGGGGGTGTTCACCCGTACCGAGGTGCCGCCGCTGGTGCTCACGTGCACGGCCGCGGCCGACGAGACCCGCCGCTTCCTCGGCGACCTGGCCGAAGTGGTCGACTGCTCCGGACGCGATCCCGACAAGGTCGACGAGGGCGCGCTGCTGGCGATCCTGCGGGCCCGCGGAATGCGTCGCGTGCTGACCGAAGGTGGGCCGATGCTGTTGGGCGCGTTGATGCAACGGGACCTGCTCGACGAGCTATGCCTGACGATCGCGCCGTTTATCGTCGGCGGGCTCGCCCGGCGCATCGCGACGGGTGCCGGTCAGGCGCTGACCCGGATGGACTGCACCCACCTCCTGAGCGACGACGCCGGCTACCTGTACACGCGCTACGTCCGGACTCAGCCCTCTTAG
- the zapE gene encoding cell division protein ZapE — translation MHGSTSADGLACVEHLVDRHPSVSPQRLIAQLRPPPTFADVSFGTYRPDPAEPSQAAALVACQDFCRQAQERRAGRRKLFGKREVLPGVGIYLDGGFGVGKTHLLASAYYQLPGSGPGAPEHPKAFATFGELTQLAGVFGFTECIDLLADYTAVCIDEFELDDPGNTTLISRLLSSLVERGVSVAATSNTLPEQLGEGRFAAQDFLREINTLASIFTTVRIEGPDYRHRGLPPAPQPPSDDEVVARAAEVTGATLDDFDSLCAHLATMHPSRYLTLIEGVTVVFLTGVHGIDDQNVALRLVSLTDRLYDAGIPVVASGAKLDTVFSDEMLAGGYRKKYLRAISRLLALTAAATQPRGS, via the coding sequence ATGCACGGGTCCACGTCCGCGGATGGTCTCGCGTGCGTGGAGCATCTGGTGGATCGGCATCCGAGCGTGTCGCCGCAACGGCTGATCGCCCAATTACGGCCTCCGCCAACGTTCGCCGACGTCAGCTTCGGGACCTATCGCCCGGATCCGGCGGAACCGAGCCAGGCCGCCGCCCTGGTGGCGTGTCAGGACTTCTGCCGCCAGGCCCAGGAGCGGCGGGCGGGCCGGCGAAAACTGTTCGGAAAACGAGAGGTGCTGCCCGGCGTCGGCATCTACCTGGACGGCGGATTCGGGGTCGGCAAAACGCATCTGCTGGCCTCGGCCTACTACCAACTGCCTGGGTCGGGGCCGGGTGCGCCGGAGCATCCCAAGGCATTCGCGACGTTCGGGGAGCTGACCCAGCTGGCCGGGGTGTTCGGGTTTACCGAATGCATCGACCTGCTGGCCGACTACACCGCGGTGTGCATCGACGAGTTCGAACTCGACGATCCGGGCAACACCACACTGATCTCGCGGCTGCTGTCGTCGTTGGTCGAGCGGGGAGTGTCGGTAGCCGCCACCTCCAACACGCTGCCCGAGCAGCTGGGGGAGGGCCGGTTTGCCGCTCAGGATTTTCTGCGCGAGATCAACACGCTGGCAAGCATTTTCACCACCGTGCGGATCGAGGGCCCGGACTATCGGCACCGCGGCCTGCCGCCGGCGCCGCAGCCTCCGTCCGACGACGAGGTCGTCGCGCGCGCTGCCGAAGTGACCGGTGCGACACTGGACGACTTCGATTCCCTGTGTGCGCATTTGGCGACCATGCACCCGTCGCGCTACCTGACGCTGATCGAGGGAGTGACGGTGGTGTTCCTGACCGGGGTGCACGGCATCGACGACCAGAACGTGGCGCTGCGACTGGTGTCACTGACCGATCGCCTGTACGACGCCGGCATTCCGGTGGTGGCCTCCGGTGCGAAACTGGACACCGTCTTCAGTGACGAGATGCTGGCCGGTGGGTACCGAAAGAAGTACTTACGGGCTATTTCTCGGTTGCTGGCGCTGACGGCCGCGGCTACCCAACCTCGCGGATCATGA
- a CDS encoding GNAT family N-acetyltransferase, with protein MEPLTLAVQRVATDSVDVIELANVAALTFPLACPPTATPENIASFVDANLSPARFVEYLNDPQRAVLTARRDDRIVGYAMLVHGVSDHPGVQLAVEIRPAAELSKLYVLPDYHGSGAAAALMESALAVTADWDVRCVWLGVSKANQRAQRFYTKSGFKINGRRTFQVGDHLENDYVMIREVG; from the coding sequence GTGGAACCTCTGACACTAGCCGTCCAGCGTGTCGCGACGGATTCCGTCGACGTCATAGAACTGGCTAACGTTGCGGCCCTTACCTTTCCGTTGGCATGCCCGCCGACGGCGACGCCGGAGAACATCGCGTCCTTCGTCGACGCGAACCTGTCGCCCGCCCGGTTCGTCGAGTATCTCAACGACCCGCAACGGGCCGTTCTCACCGCGCGCCGCGACGACCGGATTGTCGGCTACGCCATGCTTGTTCACGGCGTCTCCGACCACCCCGGCGTGCAGCTGGCGGTCGAAATCCGCCCTGCCGCAGAGCTATCCAAGTTGTATGTGCTGCCCGACTACCACGGCAGCGGGGCGGCGGCGGCGCTGATGGAAAGCGCGCTGGCCGTCACAGCCGACTGGGACGTGCGCTGCGTGTGGCTGGGTGTCAGCAAGGCAAACCAACGCGCACAACGCTTTTACACCAAGAGCGGATTTAAGATCAACGGCAGAAGGACGTTTCAAGTCGGCGATCACCTGGAAAACGACTACGTCATGATCCGCGAGGTTGGGTAG
- a CDS encoding DUF732 domain-containing protein, with amino-acid sequence MRRLLLLVSAVAMVGTAAPAYADAMDDQFLAALTASGVTFPDPGRAIAAGKWVCQAVGQGTQMVDVVKTVEDRNPGLREENAAKFAAIAATAYCPGSLPHTTSTAAPQ; translated from the coding sequence ATGAGACGCCTCCTGTTGCTGGTAAGCGCCGTCGCCATGGTCGGCACCGCCGCCCCGGCGTACGCCGACGCCATGGATGACCAATTCCTCGCCGCGCTGACGGCGTCCGGCGTCACCTTCCCGGACCCGGGCCGGGCGATCGCGGCGGGCAAGTGGGTGTGCCAGGCGGTCGGCCAGGGCACGCAGATGGTCGACGTCGTCAAGACCGTGGAAGACCGTAACCCCGGGCTGCGCGAGGAGAACGCGGCGAAGTTCGCGGCGATTGCGGCCACGGCCTATTGCCCCGGATCGCTGCCGCACACCACCTCGACCGCCGCTCCGCAATAA
- a CDS encoding DUF732 domain-containing protein, whose protein sequence is MRRLVMLLSFAFTIVLAVPAHADPSPSPSPEPDPAADANFLKELKDAGLTFQDPAAAISAGKTVCALVDSGHTDQEIVNNLQLRNPGFAENGAAKFTAIAAGSYCPHYLTGEGRGPKPDGAP, encoded by the coding sequence ATGAGACGTCTCGTGATGCTGCTCAGCTTCGCTTTCACGATTGTCCTGGCGGTTCCGGCGCACGCCGACCCCAGCCCGAGTCCCAGCCCCGAACCGGATCCGGCCGCCGATGCCAACTTCCTCAAGGAGCTCAAAGACGCCGGGCTCACCTTCCAGGACCCGGCTGCCGCGATATCGGCCGGTAAGACGGTGTGCGCACTCGTGGACTCGGGACATACCGACCAGGAAATCGTCAACAACCTTCAGCTGCGCAATCCGGGATTCGCCGAGAACGGCGCGGCCAAGTTCACGGCCATCGCGGCCGGCTCGTATTGCCCGCATTACCTGACCGGTGAGGGGCGCGGACCCAAGCCTGACGGTGCTCCGTAA
- a CDS encoding cytochrome c oxidase assembly protein, translating to MPVDPGPLTWGALVQTWCLDPTSAIAIVLVAGTYAWCYRNARGGTRSVAQAGCFGVGIALWVLATVSAIGSYAYVLFWMRALQVLLLLYVVPFFLAQGKPITVLRDAAGPGVRERIDRLLGTRWARVLVHPLTTSLAMLATPWLLYLTPWYTAALQNQWIGAPTRIVLVIIGFGYFYARLQADPVPRRYPQLISLLISVGETLGDGLLGLVIWQGSLIAAAYYSALHRSWGPDQRLDQTIGAGVLWILGDVVGLPFVLLLMRALSRDERAQAVQVDAELDRTEAVESERAAASGLWWENDPQMRDRFRRG from the coding sequence ATGCCCGTTGATCCGGGCCCGCTGACATGGGGCGCCCTGGTCCAGACCTGGTGTCTGGATCCCACCTCCGCGATCGCGATCGTGTTGGTCGCCGGCACATATGCGTGGTGTTACCGGAATGCCCGCGGCGGTACCCGGTCCGTCGCGCAGGCCGGCTGCTTCGGCGTCGGCATTGCTCTGTGGGTCCTGGCGACCGTCAGCGCGATCGGCAGCTACGCCTACGTCCTGTTCTGGATGCGCGCGCTGCAGGTACTGCTGTTGCTGTATGTGGTGCCGTTCTTTCTCGCGCAAGGCAAACCGATCACGGTCCTGCGTGACGCGGCGGGGCCGGGCGTCCGCGAGCGCATCGACCGGCTGCTGGGCACGCGGTGGGCTCGAGTGCTGGTGCACCCGTTGACGACCTCGCTGGCGATGCTGGCCACCCCGTGGCTGCTCTACCTGACGCCCTGGTACACCGCGGCCCTGCAAAACCAATGGATCGGCGCGCCCACTCGAATAGTCTTGGTAATCATAGGATTTGGTTACTTCTACGCCCGGCTGCAGGCGGATCCCGTGCCGCGCAGGTACCCGCAACTGATCTCGTTGCTGATCTCGGTCGGCGAGACCCTGGGCGACGGACTGCTGGGGCTGGTGATCTGGCAGGGCTCGTTGATCGCGGCGGCGTACTACTCGGCGCTGCATCGCTCGTGGGGGCCGGATCAGCGGCTCGACCAGACCATCGGTGCGGGCGTGCTGTGGATTCTCGGCGACGTGGTCGGGTTGCCGTTTGTGCTGCTGTTGATGCGGGCGTTGTCACGCGACGAACGCGCGCAGGCCGTCCAGGTCGATGCCGAGCTGGACCGAACCGAGGCCGTCGAGAGCGAACGGGCCGCTGCCTCGGGGCTGTGGTGGGAGAACGACCCGCAAATGCGCGACCGGTTCCGCCGGGGCTGA
- a CDS encoding cation transporter, with the protein MIDGDAPNQVGPVLPRSAPETDCCNDGCCGTETTNLVAPQRRAVLSRRVRLLVSATITYNIIEAIVALSAGAVASSAALIGFGLDSVIEVSSAAAVYWQFSGHDPETRERAALRVIALSFFALAIYVTAESIRSLAGGQTAGTSTAGIVLAAVSLVVMPLLSYAQRRAGRELGSASAVADSNQTLLCTYLSGVLLVGLLLNYLFGWAWADPVVALVIAAVAVREGRTAWRGEHCC; encoded by the coding sequence ATGATCGACGGGGATGCCCCGAACCAGGTCGGCCCCGTGTTGCCGCGGTCGGCACCGGAGACCGACTGCTGCAATGACGGGTGCTGCGGCACCGAGACCACGAACCTTGTTGCGCCGCAACGGCGTGCCGTGCTGTCGCGACGGGTGCGGCTGCTGGTCTCGGCGACGATCACCTACAACATCATCGAGGCGATCGTCGCGCTCTCGGCCGGGGCGGTGGCGTCGTCGGCCGCGTTGATCGGGTTCGGACTGGACTCGGTGATCGAGGTCTCCTCGGCCGCGGCGGTCTACTGGCAATTCTCCGGACACGACCCCGAGACCCGAGAACGCGCGGCATTGCGGGTCATCGCGCTGTCATTCTTCGCCTTGGCGATTTACGTGACGGCCGAATCCATCCGGTCCCTGGCCGGCGGCCAGACCGCTGGAACATCCACTGCCGGAATCGTTTTGGCGGCCGTGTCGCTGGTGGTCATGCCACTGCTGTCCTACGCGCAGCGCCGCGCCGGCCGCGAGCTGGGTTCGGCCAGCGCGGTCGCCGATTCCAACCAGACCCTGCTGTGCACCTACCTATCCGGCGTGCTGCTGGTCGGCCTGCTGCTGAACTACCTGTTCGGCTGGGCGTGGGCAGATCCGGTGGTGGCATTGGTGATCGCGGCCGTGGCAGTGCGCGAGGGCCGCACGGCCTGGCGCGGCGAGCATTGCTGCTGA
- the cmtR gene encoding Cd(II)/Pb(II)-sensing metalloregulatory transcriptional regulator CmtR: MLTCEARESALARLGRALADPTRCRILVALLDGVRYPGELASQLGLTRSNVSNHLSCLRGCGLVVASYEGRQVRYALADAHLARALSELVQVVLAVDTDQPCLTEPAAGKTGAAR; encoded by the coding sequence ATGCTGACGTGTGAAGCGCGGGAATCGGCGCTGGCCCGGTTGGGGCGGGCGCTGGCGGATCCGACGCGATGCCGAATTCTGGTGGCGTTGCTCGACGGCGTGCGCTACCCGGGCGAATTGGCGTCCCAGCTTGGCCTGACCCGGTCGAACGTGTCCAATCACCTGTCGTGCCTACGTGGTTGCGGCTTGGTGGTAGCCAGCTACGAGGGACGGCAGGTCCGCTACGCGTTGGCCGACGCGCACCTGGCCCGAGCGCTGAGCGAGCTGGTTCAGGTGGTGCTCGCCGTCGACACCGATCAGCCGTGCCTAACCGAACCCGCCGCCGGCAAGACGGGTGCGGCGCGATGA